A stretch of Camelina sativa cultivar DH55 chromosome 18, Cs, whole genome shotgun sequence DNA encodes these proteins:
- the LOC104762604 gene encoding protein trichome birefringence-like 12 isoform X1 translates to MELGSRRIYTTMPSKLRSSLLPRILLLSLLLLLFYSLLLLRRPIASSNLVSPPPCDLFSGRWVFDPETPKPLYDDTCPFHRNAWNCLRNKRENMDVINSWRWVPNGCGLSRIDPTRFLTMMRNKNVGFVGDSLNENLLVSFLCILRVADPSAVKWKKKKAWRGAYFPKFNVTVAYHRAVLLSKYQWQPKSSAEANQDGVKGTYRVDVDVPANEWINVTSFYDVLIFNSGHWWGYDKFPKETPLVFYRKGKPINPPLDILQGFEVVLQHMVSYIQREVPEKTLKFWRLQSPRHFYGGDWNQNGSCLLEKPLEENQLDLWFDPRNNGVNKEARRINQIIKNELQTKKIKLLDLTHLSEFRADAHPAIWLGKQDAVAIWGQDCMHWCLPGVPDTWVDILSELILTNF, encoded by the exons ATGGAGTTGGGATCCAGACGAATCTACACGACGATGCCGTCGAAGCTCCGATCCTCACTTCTTCCACGTATTCTACTCCTTTCTCTCCTCTTACTCCTCTTCTATTCCTTACTCCTTCTCCGCCGTCCGATCGCTTCTTCGAACCTCGTCTCTCCTCCGCCGTGCGATCTCTTCTCCGGCCGATGGGTCTTCGATCCAGAAACTCCGAAACCGTTGTACGACGATACTTGTCCTTTCCACAGAAACGCTTGGAATTGTTTACGGAACAAGCGAGAGAACATGGACGTTATCAATTCATGGAGATGGGTGCCTAATGGTTGCGGGTTGAGTCGAATTGACCCGACCCGGTTTCTAACGATGATGAGGAACAAGAATGTTGGGTTTGTTGGGGATTCTCTGAATGAGAACTTGTTGGTTTCGTTCTTGTGTATACTTAGAGTGGCTGATCCGAGTGCTgtgaagtggaagaagaaaaaagcttgGCGTGGAGCTTACTTCCCTAAGTTCAATGTCACTGTTGCTTATCACAGAGCTGTTCTCCTCTCTAAGTATCA GTGGCAGCCGAAGTCCTCTGCGGAAGCCAATCAAGATGGAGTGAAAGGAACATATCGAGTTGATGTTGACGTTCCTGCAAATGAGTGGATCAATGTCACTAGCTTCTATGATGTTCTCATTTTTAACTCTGGCCATTG GTGGGGTTACGATAAGTTTCCTAAAGAGACACCTCTAGTCTTCTATCGAAAGGGAAAGCCGATAAATCCTCCTCTTGATATATTGCAAGGATTTGAAGTAGTTCTTCAACATATGGTTTCTTATATCCAAAGAGAAGTACCAGAAAAGACCCTCAAGTTCTGGCGTTTGCAATCACCAAGGCACTTTTATGGTGGTGATTGGAACCAGAATGGAAGTTGTTTACTCGAGAAACCACTCGAAGAAAACCAG CTTGACTTGTGGTTTGATCCCAGGAACAATGGAGTGAACAAAGAAGCAAGAAGGATTAACCAAATCATCAAGAATGAGTTgcaaaccaaaaagataaaGTTACTTGATCTGACCCATCTAAGTGAATTCAGAGCAGATGCTCATCCAGCTATCTGGTTAGGGAAGCAAGACGCGGTGGCAATATGGGGACAAGACTGTATGCATTGGTGCCTACCTGGCGTTCCGGACACATGGGTCGATATCTTATCAGAACTGATCCTCACTAACTTTTAA
- the LOC104762606 gene encoding uncharacterized protein LOC104762606 → MSLRLLHLLPQKTCFSRNLEYQQQRLTRPVTRIQCTRRDDEDDEIISNMRLRRPKRKKKIMSDSELAKDLAREIGKANTASEQRREAMKKSGEILWGEFCKHMGLKEDEMRIKWRKIEEEERLSLVREFVDEWAGDFQPLSVRSVKEMVELECFDSDKTIDSPSSMSSFSGLFPGLKRIIGFE, encoded by the coding sequence atgtcgCTGAgattacttcatcttcttccccaaAAGACTTGCTTTTCTCGGAATCTCGAATATCAACAGCAAAGGTTGACCCGGCCCGTAACCCGAATTCAGTGCACAAGGAGAGACGATGAAGACGACGAAATCATCAGCAACATGCGGCTAAGGAGgcccaagaggaagaagaagattatgagcGATTCGGAGCTTGCGAAAGATTTGGCTAGAGAAATCGGGAAGGCGAACACGGCCTCGGAACAGAGACGAGAAGCGATGAAGAAGAGCGGTGAGATTCTTTGGGGAGAGTTTTGTAAGCATATGGGTTTGAAAGAAGATGAGATGAGGATCAAATGgaggaagattgaagaagaagagagattgagtCTTGTTAGAGAGTTTGTGGATGAATGGGCTGGAGATTTTCAGCCTTTATCTGTTAGATCTGTTAAGGAAATGGTTGAACTCGAGTGTTTTGATTCTGACAAAACAATCGATTCTCCTTCTTCAATGTCTTCGTTTTCTGGGTTGTTTCCTGGATTGAAGAGAATCATTGGTTTTGAGTAG
- the LOC104762607 gene encoding probable sphingolipid transporter spinster homolog 2 gives MDVDGEGDRGKNPRIMERDSDSLKDQITEPSWFTPKKLLVVFCVVNLINYIDRGAIASNGINGSRGTCTSTGTCSSGTGIQGDFNLSNFEDGVLSSAFMVGLLVASPIFASLAKSVNPFRLIGVGLSIWTLAVLGCGLSFDFWSITICRMFVGVGEASFVSLAAPYIDDNAPHDQKSAWLALFYMCIPAGYAFGYVYGGLVGNVLPWRAAFWGEAILMLPFAVLGFVIKPLHLKGFAPDDTGKTRTDNLNVLPVSYGFSSVLKDLKLLLVDKVYVTNILGYIAYNFVLGAYSYWGPKAGYNIXEPDVVTRGXTVICGIVGTLSGGVILDYMDATISNAFKLLSVSTFIGALFCFSAFCFKSLYAFLAFFAIGELLIFATQGPVNFVVLHCVKPSLRPLAMAMSTVSIHIFGDVPSSPLVGVLQDHVNNWRVTALVLTFVLFPAAAIWSIGIFLNSVDRYNEDSEPEAVTRESTVAPLLEVA, from the exons ATGGATGTTGACGGAGAAGGTGACCGTGGTAAAAACCCTAGAATCATGGAGAGGGATTCAGATTCGCTCAAGGATCAGATCACAGAGCCTTCATGGTTTACCCccaaaaa GCTTCTcgttgtgttttgtgttgtcAACTTAATCAATTATATAGATCGAGGAGCTATAGCAAGTAATGGTATCAATGGGAGTCGTGGTACTTGCACCTCAACTGGTACATGTTCATCTGGCACCGGAATTCA GGGGGATTTCAACTTGAGCAATTTTGAAGATGGAGTTCTGTCATCTGCTTTCATGGTTGGGCTTCTTGTAGCCTCTCCTATATTTGCTTCACTAGCAAAGAG TGTTAATCCGTTTAGACTTATCGGGGTTGGATTATCCATCTGGACTCTCGCTGTGCTTGGCTGCGGTCTTTCGTTTGATTTTTGGTCCATCACAATCTGTCGCAT GTTTGTTGGTGTTGGTGAGGCATCATTTGTCAGTCTCGCTGCCCCATATATCGACGATAATGCTCCACATGATCAG AAATCAGCGTGGCTTGCTTTATTCTACATGTGCATTCCGGCAGGCTATGCTTTTGGCTATGTATATGGTGGACTG gTGGGGAATGTCCTTCCTTGGCGTGCAGCATTTTGGGGAGAAGCAATACTTATGCTTCCTTTTGCTGTTCTAGGTTTTGTTATCAAACCCTTGCATTTGAAAG GTTTCGCTCCAGATGATACAGGGAAAACCCGGACAGATAACTTAAACGTCTTGCCAGTCAGCTATGGGTTTTCATCTGTCCTGAAAGATTTGAAATTGCTTTTGGTTGATAAGGTTTATGTTACAAACATTCTTG GGTATATTGCTTACAACTTTGTTTTAGGTGCATATTCATATTGGGGGCCAAAGGCTGGTTATAACATANCCGAGCCTGATGTCGTGACCAGAG GATNTACAGTTATATGCGGAATCGTTGGCACATTATCAGGAGGAGTGATTCTAGATTACATGGATGCTACAATTTCAAATGCTTTCAAG CTTCTTTCAGTTTCAACATTTATAGGAGCACTATTTTGCTTTTCTGCTTTCTGTTTCAAGAGCTTGTATgcatttttagctttttttgcTATTGGTGAACTTCTCATCTTTGCCACACAG GGTCCTGTGAATTTCGTAGTTCTCCATTGTGTCAAACCAAGTTTGAGACCACTAGCAATGGCGATGTCTACTGTCTCTATCCATATCTTTGGAGATGTACCTTCCTCACCACTCGTCGGAGTTCTTCAG GACCATGTGAACAATTGGAGAGTAACTGCTCTTGTTCTTACATTCGTTCTCTTTCCAGCTGCTGCAATTTGGTCCATAG GCATTTTCCTGAATAGTGTGGACCGATATAACGAAGATTCCGAGCCTGAGGCTGTGACCAGAGAATCAACCGTTGCACCTCTTCTTGAGGTAGCATGA
- the LOC104762603 gene encoding oligopeptide transporter 4 → MVIADEFSDEDTSPIEEVRLTVTNTDDPTLPVWTFRMWFLGLISCSLLSFLNQFFSYRTEPLVITQITVQVATLPIGHFLAKVLPKTRFGLPGCGSTRFSLNPGPFNMKEHVLISIFANAGSAFGSGSAYAVGIITIIKAFYRRDISFVAGWLLIITTQVLGYGWAGLLRKYVVEPAHMWWPSTLVQVSLFRALHEKDDQKMTRAKFFVIALVCSFGWYIVPGYLFTTLTSISWVCWAFPRSVTAQQIGSGMRGLGLGAFTLDWTAVASFLFSPLISPFFAIANVFFGYVLLIYIVLPIAYWGFDSYNATRFPIFSSHLFTSVGKTYDIPAIVNDKFELDLAKYEQQGRINLSMFFALTYGLGFATIASTLTHVALFYGREIIERFRVSYKGKEDIHTRLMKRYKDIPSWWFYSMLAVTLLISLALCVFLNDEVQMPWWGLVFASAMAFIFTLPISIITATTNQTPGLNIITEYAMGLIYPGRPIANVCFKVYGYMSMAQAVSFLNDFKLGHYMKIPPRSMFLVQFIGTILAGTINITVAWWQLNSIKNICQEELLPPNSPWTCPGDRVFFDASVIWGLVGPKRIFGSQGNYAAMNWFFLGGALGPVIVWSLHKAFPKRSWIPLVNLPVLLGATAMMPPATAVNYNSWILVGTIFNLFVFRYRKSWWQRYNYVLSAAMDAGVAFMAVLLYFSVGMEEKSLDWWGTRGEHCDLAKCPTARGVIVDGCPVK, encoded by the exons ATGGTCATCGCCGACGAATTCTCCGATGAAGACACATCCCCAATTGAAGAAGTCCGTCTAACGGTAACAAACACAGACGACCCGACACTACCGGTTTGGACGTTCAGGATGTGGTTCTTGGGTCTAATCTCATGTTCCCTCCTCTCGTTCCTCAACCAGTTCTTCTCGTACCGAACCGAACCGCTAGTAATCACTCAAATCACGGTTCAGGTCGCTACACTCCCAATCGGTCACTTCTTGGCCAAAGTGCTTCCCAAAACCCGGTTTGGGTTACCAGGCTGTGGATCCACCCGGTTCTCGTTGAACCCGGGTCCGTTTAACATGAAAGAGCACGTTTTGATATCGATATTTGCGAATGCGGGTAGTGCGTTCGGATCCGGGTCGGCTTATGCCGTTGGTATCATCACAATTATAAAAGCTTTCTATCGCAGGGATATCTCTTTTGTCGCCGgttggctcctcatcatcaCTACCCAG GTGTTGGGATATGGATGGGCCGGTTTGCTTAGGAAATATGTGGTCGAACCAGCTCACATGTGGTGGCCTAGCACTCTGGTTCAAGTCTCATTGTTTCG GGCATTGCATGAGAAGGACGACCAAAAGATGACGAGAGCAAAATTCTTTGTCATAGCATTAGTTTGCAGTTTCGGATGGTACATAGTCCCTGGCTATCTCTTCACAACACTCACAAGCATCTCATGGGTTTGTTGGGCATTTCCAAGATCAGTCACTGCTCAACAGATCGGTTCGGGAATGAGAGGTCTCGGTCTTGGAGCCTTCACACTCGACTGGACTGCGGTTGCCTCTTTCTTGTTCAGTCCACTTATCAGCCCCTTCTTCGCCATCGCTAACGTTTTCTTCGGTTATGTTCTCTTGATCTACATCGTGTTGCCTATAGCCTATTGGGGATTTGATTCTTACAATGCTACGAGGTTTCCTATATTTTCGTCCCATCTTTTCACATCAGTTGGCAAAACATACGATATTCCTGCGATCGTGAATGATAAATTTGAGCTCGATTTGGCTAAGTATGAGCAACAAGGAAGGATCAACTTGAGCATGTTCTTTGCTCTTACCTATGGGCTTGGTTTCGCCACCATTGCTTCTACACTCACTCACGTAGCTCTCTTCTATGGCAG AGAAATTATAGAGAGGTTTCGAGTTTCATATAAAGGCAAAGAAGATATACACACGAGGTTAATGAAGAGATATAAAGACATACCTTCATGGTGGTTTTACTCGATGTTGGCAGTTACACTACTTATCTCTCTTGCGTTATGTGTTTTCTTGAACGATGAGGTTCAAATGCCTTGGTGGGGACTTGTGTTCGCAAGCGCGATGGCTTTCATCTTCACCCTCCCGATAAGCATCATAACGGCAACAACTAACCAA ACACCGGGGTTGAATATAATAACAGAGTACGCAATGGGACTCATTTACCCGGGACGACCTATCGCAAACGTATGCTTCAAAGTCTACGGATATATGAGTATGGCACAAGCTGTCTCTTTCCTAAATGACTTTAAACTTGGTCATTATATGAAGATCCCACCAAGATCCATGTTCTTGGTCCAATTCATCGGTACAATTCTTGCGGGAACAATCAACATAACGGTCGCATGGTGGCAATTAAACTCTATCAAAAACATATGTCAAGAGGAACTTCTACCTCCCAACAGTCCATGGACATGTCCTGGTGACCGTGTTTTCTTCGATGCATCTGTCATTTGGGGATTGGTCGGACCAAAACGGATCTTCGGTTCTCAGGGAAACTATGCTGCCATGAACTGGTTTTTCCTTGGAGGCGCGTTAGGACCAGTCATAGTGTGGTCATTGCACAAAGCGTTCCCAAAACGTTCTTGGATTCCACTTGTGAATCTCCCTGTTCTTCTAGGAGCAACCGCAATGATGCCACCAGCTACTGCGGTGAACTACAATTCATGGATATTGGTCGGGACAATATTCAACTTGTTTGTGTTCCGGTACCGGAAAAGTTGGTGGCAGAGGTATAACTATGTTCTGTCAGCGGCTATGGACGCCGGTGTAGCTTTCATGGCGGTTTTGTTGTACTTCTCGGTGGGGATGGAGGAGAAGAGTTTGGATTGGTGGGGAACAAGAGGTGAACACTGTGATCTAGCTAAGTGTCCAACCGCTAGAGGAGTAATTGTTGATGGTTGTCCGGTTAAATAA
- the LOC104763665 gene encoding F-box/FBD/LRR-repeat protein At4g26340-like: MGLERQEQGRCVYMIECPRLEYLKIVDDVVYDSRRIENMPNLNEAHVDITQGVTHRFLRALASTRRLYLCVSLHSEVPSMVICFYRLVHLELSTCAQGWWELLTQMLQNSPKLASLKLTDEHELHFPSEETPDCWKQPSSIPDSLETFAWIGNKGRRGDSEVANFIIRNATRLKTATFLPQSNDVEAKYKMLKDLVSLTTPSIPCQLLFD; this comes from the coding sequence ATGGGACTCGAGAGACAAGAGCAAGGGCGGTGTGTATATATGATAGAATGCCCTCGCCTTGAGTACCTTAAGATTGTCGATGATGTTGTCTACGACTCTCGTCGAATTGAGAATATGCCCAATTTGAACGAGGCGCATGTTGACATCACTCAAGGAGTTACTCACAGGTTTCTGAGAGCTCTTGCTTCAACCCGCCGCCTTTATTTATGTGTATCACTACACTCAGAGGTCCCTAGTATGGTCATCTGCTTCTATCGGCTTGTTCATCTCGAGCTAAGTACATGTGCGCAAGGTTGGTGGGAGCTTCTCACTCAAATGCTCCAAAATTCTCCCAAACTAGCATCTCTCAAACTCACTGATGAACATGAGCTTCATTTTCCTAGTGAAGAAACTCCAGATTGTTGGAAGCAGCCGAGTTCTATTCCCGACAGTCTTGAAACTTTCGCATGGATCGGTAACAAAGGCAGACGAGGAGATTCAGAGGTGGCGAACTTCATCATAAGGAATGCTACACGTTTGAAGACTGCAACTTTCTTGCCACAATCCAATGATGTTGAAGCCAAATATAAGATGCTCAAGGACTTGGTATCTCTGACTACGCCTTCAATTCCGTGTCAGCTTCTTTTCGACTGA
- the LOC104762604 gene encoding protein trichome birefringence-like 12 isoform X2: MELGSRRIYTTMPSKLRSSLLPRILLLSLLLLLFYSLLLLRRPIASSNLVSPPPCDLFSGRWVFDPETPKPLYDDTCPFHRNAWNCLRNKRENMDVINSWRWVPNGCGLSRIDPTRFLTMMRNKNVGFVGDSLNENLLVSFLCILRVADPSAVKWKKKKAWRGAYFPKFNVTVAYHRAVLLSKYQWQPKSSAEANQDGVKGTYRVDVDVPANEWINVTSFYDVLIFNSGHWWGYDKFPKETPLVFYRKGKPINPPLDILQGFEVVLQHMVSYIQREVPEKTLKFWRLQSPRHFYGGDWNQNGSCLLEKPLEENQEQWSEQRSKKD; this comes from the exons ATGGAGTTGGGATCCAGACGAATCTACACGACGATGCCGTCGAAGCTCCGATCCTCACTTCTTCCACGTATTCTACTCCTTTCTCTCCTCTTACTCCTCTTCTATTCCTTACTCCTTCTCCGCCGTCCGATCGCTTCTTCGAACCTCGTCTCTCCTCCGCCGTGCGATCTCTTCTCCGGCCGATGGGTCTTCGATCCAGAAACTCCGAAACCGTTGTACGACGATACTTGTCCTTTCCACAGAAACGCTTGGAATTGTTTACGGAACAAGCGAGAGAACATGGACGTTATCAATTCATGGAGATGGGTGCCTAATGGTTGCGGGTTGAGTCGAATTGACCCGACCCGGTTTCTAACGATGATGAGGAACAAGAATGTTGGGTTTGTTGGGGATTCTCTGAATGAGAACTTGTTGGTTTCGTTCTTGTGTATACTTAGAGTGGCTGATCCGAGTGCTgtgaagtggaagaagaaaaaagcttgGCGTGGAGCTTACTTCCCTAAGTTCAATGTCACTGTTGCTTATCACAGAGCTGTTCTCCTCTCTAAGTATCA GTGGCAGCCGAAGTCCTCTGCGGAAGCCAATCAAGATGGAGTGAAAGGAACATATCGAGTTGATGTTGACGTTCCTGCAAATGAGTGGATCAATGTCACTAGCTTCTATGATGTTCTCATTTTTAACTCTGGCCATTG GTGGGGTTACGATAAGTTTCCTAAAGAGACACCTCTAGTCTTCTATCGAAAGGGAAAGCCGATAAATCCTCCTCTTGATATATTGCAAGGATTTGAAGTAGTTCTTCAACATATGGTTTCTTATATCCAAAGAGAAGTACCAGAAAAGACCCTCAAGTTCTGGCGTTTGCAATCACCAAGGCACTTTTATGGTGGTGATTGGAACCAGAATGGAAGTTGTTTACTCGAGAAACCACTCGAAGAAAACCAG GAACAATGGAGTGAACAAAGAAGCAAGAAGGATTAA
- the LOC104763666 gene encoding pumilio homolog 18-like: protein MEGEEGPKEFNDIISRNNGNELRRFVSMLTSQSDYFFEIINDREGSRRVKRLLGKFQETDEILLNAIVHRFIDIMTGKYSYLVALTAFRVSRSLVLVSRTLRDALYLASDVIGCIALNQMINASNGIFRHALLYEVADNADWLSMDDSGNFVVQHVLNLRDLECTDRVAFRLYGYYVELSSEKRGSYIVEQVLEFGSLIALDLVVSNLMDCGGFTLSRLARHEFGNYVVKKALSVTRRKGRVDLFLGLVRMLKLSPFLDLLRMSQHGRNIVAILDSTTII from the coding sequence atggaaggagaagaaggtccCAAGGAGTTTAACGATATTATCTCTAGGAACAACGGAAACGAGCTTCGTAGGTTTGTGTCAATGTTAACGTCACAATCCGATTACTTTTTCGAGATTATAAATGATAGAGAAGGATCAAGACGCGTTAAGAGACTCTTGGGAAAATTTCAAGAGACGGACGAAATCTTATTGAACGCTATCGTGCATAGGTTCATTGATATTATGACTGGGAAATATAGCTATCTCGTTGCGTTAACCGCTTTCAGAGTCTCGAGGAGCTTGGTATTGGTTAGTCGCACTCTCCGTGACGCTCTTTACTTAGCGAGCGATGTAATCGGGTGTATCGCACTTAACCAAATGATAAACGCGTCAAACGGTATCTTCAGACATGCGTTACTTTACGAAGTAGCGGATAACGCTGATTGGCTAAGCATGGACGATTCAGGAAACTTTGTGGTACAACACGTGCTTAACTTGCGTGACTTGGAATGCACGGACCGTGTAGCGTTTCGGCTCTACGGTTACTACGTTGAGCTTTCGTCTGAGAAACGTGGTAGCTACATCGTGGAGCAGGTTCTTGAGTTTGGATCGTTGATAGCTCTAGATTTGGTCGTGAGTAATCTTATGGATTGTGGTGGATTCACGTTGTCGAGACTGGCTCGGCATGAGTTTGGGAATTATGTCGTGAAAAAGGCGTTGAGCGTCACGCGGCGGAAGGGCAgggttgatttgtttttgggtcTCGTTAGGATGTTGAAGTTGAGTCCTTTTCTTGATCTCTTGCGTATGTCTCAGCACGGAAGGAACATTGTGGCGATTCTCGATTCAACAACTATTATATAa